In a genomic window of Salminus brasiliensis chromosome 12, fSalBra1.hap2, whole genome shotgun sequence:
- the kri1 gene encoding protein KRI1 homolog, which yields MSELKINKKFAEKYDKYRQKEELQKLKDRFGDQDEKSSSESSDSESDEESEMELDPKLERDFYRTLSLLKKKDPKIYQKDAKFYSEGASSSGSDEKPSTSKKAEKPMFLKDYERKVILERGGKYDDDDEDDSADEEAARRMQERALSPSYIQEQEELKKSFQTFMRESDDEGSNDEGQLLKRRNKTQEEKDKEEADYVEWLKGQAELEGKEEVQDMKYLKDYWNDPKLDDKESFLRDYILNKGYLEEDEEKIPTYDELMQEDVEDSEEEGESFLQKQENFERHYNFRFEEPGAQQIKTYPRNIATSVRSKDDRRKRKREEVKERKKKEKEQKQQQLKELKNLKRAEIMEKLKKLQELTGNKELAFSEVDLEGDFDPQQHDQLMQTVFGDDYYGECEEEKPQFDDDDEELEGRWNWDTWTGKEEEGCGEKEEYQEGEEYEGEEESYQPDCEDPDFIMDADYDPSQQALSKKKKKKQKELKKKMAKDNAPLMGKKRKKSHFAEIITQNKPVFDPQEKTFEQYLDEYYKLDFEDLIDDLPCRFRYRQVVPNDFGLTTEEILAAEDKELNRWCSLRKTCMYRSENEELCDVKNYQIKAKNINKKKHLFTSLYAEDDEQGQSDAKVKMGKKRRDRLKKAEMEKEKTELKKAEEEGGNEGAESNPEPSASNLADDIAAEALTVLEEDVEDDAEFLVPKKKIKVEKTALNDESRVSHKEGPRTDKPKRPKKKNRLPGGRLISSSLKVRMGGQEFSRQRLRAYGLNPNKLHFREFYRQKRKEKEKVDKLKNKAKKSD from the exons ATGTCGGAACTAAAGATCAACAAGAAGTTTGCGGAAAAATACGacaaatacagacagaaagaagagCTGCAGAAAT TGAAAGACCGCTTTGGGGACCAGGATGAGAAAAGTTCCTCTGAGTCTTCAGACTCTGAATCCGACGAGGAGAGTGAAATG GAACTTGATCCTAAACTCGAGAGGGATTTTTACAGAACGCTCTCCCTGCTGAAGAAAAAGGACCCAAAGATCTATCAGAAAGATGCAAAATTCTACTCCGAGGGGG CCTCTAGCTCTGGAAGCGATGAGAAACCCTCCACTTCTAAAAAGGCAGAGAAACCAATGTTCCTAAAGGACTATGAGcgcaaagtcattttggagaggGGAGG aaaatatgatgatgatgatgaggatgatagCGCTGATGAGGAAGCTGCCAGAAGAATGCAGGAG AGAGCCTTGTCTCCCAGCTACATCCAGGAGCAAGAGGAACTGAAGAAGAG CTTTCAAACGTTTATGCGAGAGAGTGATGACGAAGGCAGTAATGATGAAGGGCAGCTGCTGAAACGCAGGAACAAAACACAGGAAGAGAAG GACAAAGAGGAGGCTGATTATGTGGAATGGCTGAAAGGGCAGGCAGAGTTGGAGGGGAAGGAAGAAGTTCAGGACATG AAATACCTGAAAGATTACTGGAATGATCCCAAACTGGATGACAAGGAATCTTTTTTACGGGACTACATCCTCAACAAAGGATATCtggaagaagatgaagagaa GATTCCCACCTATGACGAGCTCATGCAGGAGGATGTGGAAGACTCTGAGGAAGAGGGTGAATCATTCCTGCAGAAGCAGGAGAACTTTGAGAGGCACTACAACTTTCGTTTTGAGGAGCCTGGAGCTCAGCAG ATCAAGACCTACCCCCGAAACATCGCCACCTCTGTCCGAAGCAAGGATGAcaggaggaagagaaagagggaggaagtaaaggagagaaagaaaaag GAGAAAGAGCAGAAGCAACAGCAGCTGAAGGAGCTAAAGAatctaaagagagcagagatcATGGAGAAGCTGAAGAAACTGCAGGAACTAACAGGGAATAAGGAGCTGGCCTTCAGTGAGGTGGATCTGGAAGGAGACTTTGATCCGCAACAACATGACCAACTCATGCAG ACCGTTTTTGGAGATGACTATTATGGGGAGTGTGAGGAAGAGAAACCGCagtttgatgatgatgacgagGAGTTAGAGG GGCGCTGGAATTGGGACACATGGACTGGTAAGGAAGAGGAAGGATGCGGGGAGAAGGAAGAATATCAAGAGGGGGAAGAGTATGAGGGTGAAGAGGAGAGCTACCAGCCAGACTGTGAAGATCCTGACTTTATT ATGGATGCTGACTATGATCCAAGTCAGCAGGCACTAtctaagaagaagaaaaagaaacagaaagagctgaagaagaagATGGCCAAAGACAATGCCCCACTCATGggcaaaaagagaaagaagtcTCACTTTGCTGAAATCATAACTCAAAACAAGCCAGTTTTTGACCCAC agGAGAAGACCTTTGAGCAGTACCTAGATGAGTACTACAAACTGGACTTTGAGGACCTCATAGATGACCTGCCCTGCAGGTTCCGCTACAGACAGGTGGTGCCCAACGACTTTGGCCTTACCACTGAAGAG ATCCTGGCAGCGGAGGACAAGGAGCTGAATCGCTGGTGCTCGCTGAGGAAGACCTGCATGTACAG GAGCGAGAATGAAGAGCTCTGTGACGTGAAGAACTACCAGATCAAggcaaaaaacataaataagaaGAAACACTTGTTTACTTCCTTGTATGCTGA GGATGATGAACAAGGGCAGTCGGACGCTAAGGTGAAAATGggcaagaagagaagagacaggCTGAAGAAggcagagatggagaaagaaaagacagaacTGAAGAAggcggaggaggaggggggaaaTGAAGGGGCCGAGTCTAATCCGGAACCTTCAGCATCCAACTTGGCAGACGACATCGCAGCAGAAGCTCTGACTGTGCTTGAGGAGGATGTAGAGGATGATGCAGAGTTCCTAGTTCCCaagaaaaagataaaagtgGAGAAAACTGCTTTGAACGATGAAAGCAGAGTTTCCCACAAAGAAGGGCCCAGGACTGACAAGCCTAAACGGCCGAAGAAGAAAAACAGGCTCCCTGGTGGACGACTTATTTCTAGTTCTCTCAAGGTTAGAATGGGAGGCCAAGAGTTCAGCAGACAGAGACTGAGAGCCTATGGCCTGAATCCTAATAAGCTGCATTTCAGGGAATTCTACAGGCAGAAacgaaaagagaaagaaaaggtggATAAGCTGAAAAACAAAGCCAAGAAGAGTGATTGA